A window of the Budorcas taxicolor isolate Tak-1 chromosome 10, Takin1.1, whole genome shotgun sequence genome harbors these coding sequences:
- the LOC128054396 gene encoding cytochrome c oxidase assembly protein COX16 homolog, mitochondrial: protein MFAYAVRRALRKNKTLRYGVPMLLLIVGGSFGLREFSQIRYDAVKIKIDPELEKKLKMNKVSLESEYEKIKDSTFDDWKNVRGPRPWEDPDLLQGRNPEILKTNKTT from the exons ATGTTCGCCTACGCGGTGAGGCGCGCCCTGCGCAAGAATAAGACCCTTCGCTACGGAGTTCCCATGTTG tTGCTGATTGTTGGAGGTTCTTTTGGTCTTcgtgagttttctcaaattcgttatgatgctgtgaagattaaa aTTGATCCTGAGTtagaaaaaaagctgaaaatgaaTAAAGTGTCATTGGAATCAGAATACGAG AAAATAAAGGATTCCACCTTTGATGACTGGAAAAATGTTCGAGGACCCAGGCCTTGGGAAGATCCTGATCTCCTCCAAGGACGAAATCCAGAAATCCTTAAGACTAATAAGACAACTTGA